From Pongo pygmaeus isolate AG05252 chromosome 1, NHGRI_mPonPyg2-v2.0_pri, whole genome shotgun sequence, one genomic window encodes:
- the ID3 gene encoding DNA-binding protein inhibitor ID-3, which translates to MKALSPVRGCYEAVCCLSERSLAIARGRGKGPAAEEPLSLLDDMNHCYSRLRELVPGVPRGTQLSQVEILQRVIDYILDLQVVLAEPAPGPPDGPHLPIQTTELSPELVISNDKRSFCH; encoded by the exons ATGAAGGCGCTGAGCCCGGTGCGCGGCTGCTACGAGGCGGTGTGCTGCCTGTCAGAACGCAGTCTGGCCATCGCCCGGGGCCGAGGGAAGGGCCCCGCAGCTGAGGAGCCGCTGAGCTTGCTGGACGACATGAACCACTGCTACTCCCGCTTGCGGGAACTGGTACCCGGAGTCCCGAGAGGCACTCAGCTTAGCCAGGTGGAAATCCTCCAGCGCGTCATCGACTACATTCTCGACCTGCAGGTGGTCCTGGCTGAGCCAGCCCCTGGACCCCCTGACGGCCCCCACCTCCCCATCCAG ACAACCGAGCTCTCTCCGGAACTTGTCATCTCCAACGACAAAAGGAGCTTTTGCCACTGA